A single Longimicrobium sp. DNA region contains:
- a CDS encoding helicase-associated domain-containing protein encodes MKYFPTDWSEALDQLPRYLALSPGARRVVLAMRPSQGAGPTALGPFRDELLDSEFVVPKGSGATVVPADEVRVLHTMLRAADRRRLWDDPSPGALMGYLEEHFTTEEMLATSGSRGWNFAADRADLMHTVTSVEWVETFLAADTRKAATAWEAAHAARSERRRFDDHHTWVATRRVVQTLLAAPAPVPLASLAEHVPDLQTMDVAMGLEAALRYLLVFLSLRGPESEPVVWVWPQVRARLGAPPPGRPEPMEPAESFEAAWLMEDMTAVLAQAAGEPIRLRGTDQAIFAAARKAIEERLITVPNWMGINALEAEKRVEHAADVLRLAGYARRSGRSGQDLSLEPTKAGMEWLSASTRDRLAALVDQFRASKARRPNTWYEEEGLEFFPVRLSVDLPKTLDLRKWLTDSFLALHGEPVRIVDFLAYASERENPFLEAVREGTPLRIPWHGRRPARHDWERLWGQILLEFLNERLAPLGGARMGRTADGWLTFVLTDAGRYLLGAAKTFEYGTDAQAEVIVQPNFDVVFLAADPRLEAQFARLAQRVGTGPGVMFRLTRASVLAAAETGISAAQLLDTLRAASSRALPANVERQVSDWLGAVRRVQLRPTLLLECPDPETAARAMSAAGKQVRAITDTVLELPGATTKDRNALVKKLRAQGVFVS; translated from the coding sequence GTGAAGTACTTTCCCACCGACTGGAGCGAGGCGCTGGACCAGCTGCCCCGCTACCTGGCCCTTTCGCCCGGCGCGCGCCGGGTGGTGCTGGCGATGCGGCCGTCCCAGGGCGCCGGCCCCACGGCCCTCGGTCCCTTTCGCGACGAGCTGCTGGACTCGGAGTTCGTCGTTCCCAAGGGCTCCGGGGCCACCGTGGTCCCGGCGGACGAAGTCCGGGTGCTCCACACCATGCTGCGCGCGGCCGACCGCCGCCGGCTGTGGGACGATCCGTCTCCCGGCGCGCTGATGGGATACCTGGAGGAGCACTTCACGACGGAGGAGATGCTCGCGACATCCGGGTCGCGAGGGTGGAACTTCGCCGCCGACCGCGCCGACCTGATGCACACCGTCACTTCCGTGGAGTGGGTCGAAACCTTCCTTGCCGCCGATACCCGGAAGGCGGCGACGGCGTGGGAGGCGGCACACGCGGCCCGGAGCGAGCGCCGGCGGTTCGATGATCACCATACCTGGGTGGCCACACGCCGGGTCGTCCAGACCCTGCTGGCGGCCCCCGCGCCGGTTCCGCTGGCGAGCCTGGCCGAGCACGTGCCCGATCTGCAGACCATGGACGTGGCGATGGGGCTGGAGGCCGCGCTGCGCTACCTGCTCGTCTTTCTCTCCCTGCGCGGGCCCGAGTCCGAGCCGGTGGTGTGGGTGTGGCCGCAGGTGCGGGCGCGGCTGGGCGCGCCGCCCCCGGGGCGCCCGGAGCCGATGGAGCCGGCGGAAAGCTTCGAAGCCGCGTGGCTGATGGAAGACATGACCGCCGTGCTGGCGCAGGCCGCGGGTGAGCCCATCCGGCTGCGCGGCACCGACCAGGCCATCTTCGCGGCGGCCCGCAAGGCCATCGAGGAGCGGCTGATCACCGTTCCGAACTGGATGGGGATCAACGCTCTCGAAGCGGAAAAGCGGGTGGAGCACGCCGCCGATGTCCTGCGGCTGGCCGGGTACGCGCGGAGAAGCGGCCGCTCGGGCCAGGACCTGTCGCTGGAACCCACGAAGGCGGGGATGGAGTGGCTTTCCGCGTCTACCCGGGACCGCCTGGCCGCCCTGGTAGACCAGTTTCGCGCGTCCAAGGCCCGCAGGCCGAACACCTGGTACGAGGAGGAAGGTCTGGAGTTCTTTCCGGTGCGGCTCAGCGTCGACCTTCCCAAGACGCTGGACTTGCGGAAGTGGCTGACGGACTCGTTCCTGGCCCTTCACGGCGAACCCGTGCGCATCGTCGACTTCCTGGCGTACGCCTCCGAGAGGGAGAACCCGTTTCTCGAGGCCGTTCGCGAGGGCACGCCGCTGCGGATCCCGTGGCACGGCCGCCGCCCGGCGCGGCACGACTGGGAGCGGCTGTGGGGACAGATCCTCCTGGAGTTCCTCAACGAGCGCCTGGCGCCACTGGGGGGAGCGCGGATGGGCCGCACCGCCGACGGCTGGCTGACGTTCGTGCTGACCGATGCCGGGCGCTATCTGCTCGGTGCGGCGAAGACGTTCGAGTACGGCACCGACGCGCAAGCGGAGGTGATCGTGCAGCCCAACTTCGATGTCGTGTTCCTGGCGGCAGATCCGCGGCTGGAGGCGCAGTTCGCGCGGCTGGCCCAGCGCGTGGGCACCGGGCCGGGGGTGATGTTCCGCCTGACGCGCGCCTCCGTGCTGGCCGCGGCGGAGACCGGGATCAGCGCGGCGCAGCTGCTCGACACCCTGCGCGCCGCGTCGTCGCGCGCGCTGCCCGCCAACGTGGAGCGCCAGGTGAGCGACTGGCTGGGCGCCGTCCGGCGGGTTCAGCTTCGTCCTACGCTGCTGCTGGAATGCCCCGATCCCGAGACGGCGGCGCGGGCGATGTCCGCGGCCGGAAAGCAGGTTCGCGCCATCACCGACACGGTGCTGGAACTGCCCGGCGCGACGACCAAGGACCGCAACGCGCTGGTGAAGAAACTCCGCGCGCAGGGCGTGTTCGTCAGCTGA
- a CDS encoding DNA repair helicase XPB, translating to MTAYRPENPLIVQGDHTVLVEVDNPRYPEARDRLARFAELVKSPEHIHTYRVSPVSVWNACSVGVDADDITATLRDLSKYPVPGHVETSVRDLASRYGRLTLRRDADGLVLEAADDLLMEEVSRRARVEALLGERLSATAFRVYPDDRGRLKQELVKAGYPAEDLAGYTPGEPLAIDLRSVTRGGAEFGLREYQQSAAAAFHASGTARGGSGVVVLPCGAGKTIVGMAAMAQVGASTLILTTSVTSVRQWVRELLDKTSLHEDQVGEYSGGTKEVRPVTVATYQILTHRNGKEADFTHLKLFDERDWGLIVYDEVHLLPAPVFQVTAGLQARRRLGLTATLVREDGHEDDVFALIGPKKADVPWKVLEGQGWIASATCTEVRVPMSRDVRMKYAIADRREQFRIASENPAKAEVVRAILQQHEGEPALVIGMYLDQLKEIARDLDVPILTGSTGQAKRDRIYADFRDGKIPVLAVSKVANFAVDLPDASLAIQVSGTFGSRQEEAQRLGRILRPKAGGNQAHFYTLVSHETVEQEFAMNRQLFLCEQGYEYHIADADEVLR from the coding sequence ATGACCGCGTACCGCCCCGAAAATCCGCTGATCGTGCAGGGCGACCACACCGTGCTGGTGGAGGTCGACAACCCGCGCTATCCCGAAGCCCGCGACCGGCTTGCGCGCTTCGCGGAACTGGTGAAGTCGCCCGAGCACATCCACACCTACCGCGTAAGCCCGGTCTCGGTGTGGAACGCCTGCTCCGTGGGCGTGGACGCGGACGACATCACCGCCACCCTGCGCGACCTTTCCAAGTACCCGGTTCCTGGGCACGTGGAGACGTCCGTTCGCGACCTGGCCTCGCGGTACGGGCGCCTGACGCTGCGCCGCGACGCCGACGGGCTGGTGCTGGAGGCGGCGGACGATCTCCTGATGGAAGAGGTGTCGCGCCGCGCCCGGGTAGAGGCGCTGCTGGGGGAGCGGCTTTCGGCGACGGCCTTTCGTGTGTACCCCGACGACCGGGGACGGCTGAAGCAGGAGCTGGTGAAGGCGGGCTATCCCGCCGAGGACCTGGCGGGATACACCCCGGGCGAGCCGCTGGCCATCGACCTCCGCTCCGTGACCCGCGGAGGAGCCGAGTTCGGACTTCGCGAGTACCAGCAGAGCGCCGCGGCGGCCTTCCATGCATCGGGCACGGCGCGTGGCGGCTCGGGGGTGGTGGTGCTTCCCTGCGGCGCGGGCAAGACCATCGTGGGGATGGCGGCCATGGCGCAGGTGGGCGCCTCGACCCTCATCCTGACGACGAGCGTCACCTCGGTCCGCCAGTGGGTGAGGGAGCTGCTGGACAAGACCTCGCTTCACGAAGACCAGGTGGGCGAGTACAGCGGCGGCACCAAGGAGGTGCGGCCGGTGACGGTGGCCACGTACCAGATCCTCACCCACCGCAACGGCAAGGAGGCGGATTTCACGCACCTGAAGCTGTTCGACGAGCGCGACTGGGGGCTGATCGTGTACGACGAGGTGCACCTGCTTCCCGCGCCCGTCTTCCAGGTGACCGCCGGGCTGCAGGCGCGCCGCCGGCTGGGGCTTACGGCCACGCTGGTGCGCGAGGACGGCCACGAAGACGACGTGTTCGCGCTGATCGGCCCCAAGAAGGCCGACGTGCCGTGGAAGGTGCTCGAAGGCCAGGGGTGGATCGCCAGCGCCACCTGCACCGAGGTGCGCGTACCCATGTCGCGCGACGTGCGGATGAAATACGCCATCGCCGACCGGCGCGAACAGTTCCGCATCGCCTCCGAGAACCCCGCCAAGGCCGAGGTGGTGCGCGCCATCCTCCAGCAGCACGAGGGCGAGCCGGCGCTGGTCATCGGCATGTACCTGGACCAGCTGAAGGAGATCGCGAGAGACCTGGATGTGCCCATCCTGACGGGATCGACCGGGCAGGCGAAGCGCGACCGCATCTACGCGGACTTCCGCGATGGAAAGATCCCCGTGCTGGCCGTCTCCAAGGTGGCCAACTTCGCCGTGGACCTTCCCGACGCGTCGCTGGCCATCCAGGTCTCCGGCACCTTCGGCTCGCGGCAGGAAGAGGCGCAGCGGCTGGGGCGCATCCTTCGGCCCAAGGCGGGCGGCAACCAGGCGCATTTCTACACGCTCGTCTCGCACGAAACGGTGGAACAGGAGTTCGCGATGAATCGCCAGCTGTTCCTGTGCGAGCAGGGATACGAGTACCACATCGCCGACGCGGACGAGGTGCTGCGGTGA
- the xseA gene encoding exodeoxyribonuclease VII large subunit, translating into MSWDLFSSAAADKKPGLNETANEDVARRVAARQADAGFLDDDADDFARPSPRRAPEGGWTPSTLNAAARHLIEGMFPALWVSGEVSNFTKARSGHCYFTLRDAGSQIRCVMWRDDARRLPTQPTEGMEVRALGRLTIYEGRGEFQLSVAELEARGEGLWKLAFDKLRTRLEVEGLTSPVRKRPLPPYPACVGVVTSSAGAALHDIVSVIRRRAPWTRIVLSAARVQGEGAAEEVARAIRLIARAGCADVLIVGRGGGSTEDLWAFNEEAVARAIAESPVPVISAVGHETDFTIADLVADLRAPTPSAAAEAAVPDRVSLARGLADLRERMLRCTRERVDNSRESLFEARLDLGDAGDRIVAARRERVAGIAGRLHALSPLSTLARGFAVPLDPSGRVLRRVGDFRPGQEFRLRLADGSVQARVRDDPAA; encoded by the coding sequence GTGAGCTGGGACCTCTTCAGCTCCGCCGCGGCGGACAAGAAGCCGGGGCTGAACGAAACGGCCAACGAGGACGTGGCGCGCCGCGTGGCCGCCCGCCAGGCCGACGCGGGGTTCCTGGACGACGACGCGGACGATTTCGCTCGTCCATCCCCGCGCCGCGCCCCGGAGGGTGGATGGACCCCGTCCACGCTGAACGCGGCCGCGCGGCACCTGATCGAGGGGATGTTCCCCGCGCTCTGGGTGTCGGGCGAGGTGAGCAACTTCACCAAGGCACGCTCCGGGCACTGCTACTTCACCCTGCGCGACGCCGGCTCGCAGATCCGCTGCGTGATGTGGCGCGACGATGCGCGGCGGCTTCCCACGCAGCCCACCGAGGGGATGGAGGTGCGTGCCCTGGGGCGCCTGACCATCTATGAGGGGCGCGGCGAGTTCCAGCTGTCCGTCGCCGAGCTGGAGGCCAGGGGCGAGGGGCTGTGGAAGCTGGCCTTCGACAAGCTGCGGACCAGGCTGGAGGTGGAGGGCCTCACCTCGCCCGTCCGCAAGCGCCCGCTGCCGCCCTACCCGGCGTGCGTGGGCGTGGTCACCTCGTCCGCGGGCGCGGCGCTCCACGACATCGTTTCCGTCATCCGCCGCCGCGCTCCGTGGACCCGCATCGTCCTTTCCGCCGCGCGCGTGCAGGGCGAGGGCGCGGCGGAGGAGGTGGCGCGCGCCATCCGCCTGATCGCCCGCGCCGGCTGCGCCGACGTGCTGATCGTGGGGCGGGGCGGGGGATCGACGGAAGACCTGTGGGCCTTCAACGAAGAGGCCGTCGCGCGCGCCATCGCCGAATCGCCCGTGCCCGTGATCTCCGCGGTCGGCCACGAGACGGATTTCACCATCGCCGACCTGGTGGCCGACCTGCGCGCCCCCACCCCCTCCGCCGCCGCCGAGGCCGCCGTGCCGGACCGGGTGTCGCTGGCCCGCGGGCTGGCGGACCTGCGCGAGCGGATGCTGCGCTGCACGCGCGAGCGGGTGGACAACAGCCGCGAAAGCCTGTTCGAGGCGCGGCTGGACCTGGGTGACGCGGGCGACCGCATCGTCGCCGCGCGGCGCGAGCGGGTGGCGGGGATCGCCGGGCGGCTGCACGCCCTTTCCCCGTTGTCGACGCTGGCCCGCGGCTTCGCCGTGCCGCTGGACCCGTCCGGCCGCGTGCTGCGCCGGGTCGGCGACTTCCGCCCCGGCCAGGAGTTCCGGCTTCGCCTGGCGGACGGCTCCGTCCAGGCCCGTGTCCGAGACGACCCCGCCGCTTGA
- the folD gene encoding bifunctional methylenetetrahydrofolate dehydrogenase/methenyltetrahydrofolate cyclohydrolase FolD: MARIIDGAAIARDIRAEVAAEVAQLRAAGTVPGLAVVLVGADPASEVYVRSKARACQEAGMLSRVLHLPAETSADELTGTIDGLNADPDIHGILVQLPLPPHLNSKMFLERVSPAKDVDGFHPTNVGRAFVGDPTGFVPATPEGIMELLRRERIDTHGKHVVIVGRSLIVSKPLASLLMAPGPNATVTLCHRHTVDLGQHTRMADILVVAVGKPGLITADMVKPGAVVIDVGVTRVDDPGSPKGYSLHGDVDFQAVAEKASAITPVPGGVGPMTIAMLLRNASTAALRAHERRNARKPAGAR; this comes from the coding sequence GTGGCCAGGATCATCGACGGGGCAGCCATCGCGCGCGACATCCGCGCCGAGGTGGCGGCCGAGGTAGCGCAGCTTCGCGCGGCGGGCACGGTTCCCGGGCTGGCGGTGGTGCTGGTGGGCGCCGATCCCGCCAGCGAGGTGTACGTGCGCAGCAAGGCCCGGGCGTGCCAGGAGGCAGGCATGCTCTCGCGCGTCCTTCACCTGCCGGCGGAAACGTCCGCCGACGAGCTGACGGGCACCATCGACGGCCTGAACGCCGATCCCGACATCCACGGCATCCTGGTGCAGCTTCCCCTGCCGCCGCACCTGAACAGCAAGATGTTCCTGGAGCGGGTGAGCCCCGCCAAGGACGTGGACGGCTTTCACCCCACCAACGTGGGCCGCGCCTTCGTGGGCGATCCCACCGGCTTCGTTCCCGCGACGCCCGAGGGGATCATGGAGCTGCTGCGGCGCGAGCGCATCGACACGCACGGCAAGCACGTGGTGATCGTCGGACGCAGCCTGATCGTCAGCAAGCCGCTCGCTTCGCTGCTGATGGCGCCCGGGCCCAACGCCACGGTCACCCTCTGCCACCGCCATACGGTAGACCTGGGGCAGCACACCCGAATGGCCGACATCCTCGTCGTCGCCGTCGGCAAGCCGGGGCTGATCACCGCCGACATGGTGAAGCCCGGCGCCGTGGTCATCGACGTGGGCGTCACCCGCGTGGACGATCCCGGGTCGCCCAAGGGCTACTCGCTGCACGGCGACGTGGACTTCCAGGCGGTGGCGGAAAAAGCCTCCGCGATTACGCCCGTTCCCGGCGGCGTGGGGCCCATGACCATCGCCATGCTGCTGCGCAACGCGTCGACCGCGGCGCTGCGCGCGCACGAGCGGCGCAACGCCCGCAAGCCGGCGGGGGCACGGTGA
- a CDS encoding TIGR00282 family metallophosphoesterase, which produces MRILFVADVIGSPGRRTLTQLVRLVRKDVNADLVVANGENSAGGFGITPEIVREFLDVGVDVITTGNHVWDKKEILPLLKTEPRLLRPHNYPPGNPGRGSVVVESNGVRVAVLNLQGRTFMSPIDDPFRAADALLAELKGQADVVVVEFHAEATSEKQAFARYLDGRVAAVVGTHTHVQTADERILPKGTARITDLGMTGGMDGIIGMKWELSVERQLTLTRGERLQPADGDLTLQGAVVDVDPATGLARSIERVNVPYERVLQGEFKKK; this is translated from the coding sequence GTGAGAATTCTCTTCGTCGCAGACGTCATCGGCTCGCCGGGGCGGCGCACGCTTACGCAGCTGGTGCGTCTCGTTCGCAAGGACGTGAACGCCGACCTCGTCGTGGCCAACGGCGAAAACTCCGCGGGCGGGTTCGGCATCACGCCGGAGATCGTGCGCGAGTTCCTGGACGTGGGCGTCGACGTGATCACCACCGGCAACCACGTGTGGGACAAGAAGGAAATCCTGCCTCTGCTCAAGACCGAGCCGCGGCTGCTCCGTCCCCACAACTACCCGCCCGGCAACCCGGGCCGGGGCTCCGTCGTCGTGGAATCCAACGGCGTACGCGTGGCGGTGCTCAACCTGCAGGGGCGCACCTTCATGTCGCCCATCGACGACCCCTTTCGCGCCGCCGATGCGCTGCTGGCGGAGCTGAAGGGGCAGGCGGACGTGGTCGTCGTGGAGTTCCACGCAGAGGCGACGAGCGAAAAGCAGGCGTTCGCGCGCTACCTGGACGGCCGCGTGGCCGCCGTGGTGGGCACCCACACGCACGTGCAGACCGCCGACGAGCGAATCCTTCCCAAGGGCACGGCCCGCATCACCGACCTGGGGATGACCGGGGGGATGGACGGCATCATCGGGATGAAGTGGGAGCTGTCCGTCGAGCGCCAGCTGACGCTCACCCGCGGCGAGCGGCTGCAGCCGGCGGACGGCGACCTGACACTGCAGGGCGCCGTGGTGGACGTGGACCCCGCGACCGGGCTTGCGAGGTCCATCGAGCGGGTGAACGTTCCCTACGAGCGCGTGCTCCAGGGCGAATTCAAAAAGAAATAG
- the rny gene encoding ribonuclease Y, with translation MEILLIVLGAVVGAAAGFFGGQSVIQSRLRASRATAEDEATRIRATARQEAEQEADRLRTAEVLKGREEALRSREAWEREEAKRRDEMDRLERRLQERGEMLDRKLHQLEEKVEAQDRRAQALAQREKQVEVDAQSVHGRLAEVQHRLESLAGLSADEARRTLMHDLEEEARASAAQRIREIKEEARRDADREAKKIISLAIQRIAADHTAETTVSVVALPSDEMKGRIIGREGRNIRAFEQATGIDVIIDDTPEAVVLSGFDPIRRETARIALEKLVGDGRIHPGRIDDVVAKARLEVEKGMREAAEEIMYELGIHGVHPEIVKVLGRLKFRTSYGQNQLLHAKEVALLAGNMASEMGFDATMAKRMGLLHDVGKGMTHDHEGTHVELGYNLCKKFGEPPQVLNAIKAHHDEEPHLFPESFLVTAGDAISGSRPGARREMFETYVKRLEKLEEIATSFPGVERCFAIQAGRELRVMVTPEAVSDEEMTRLSEDTARRIEAELQYPGQIKVVVIRETRAIDFAR, from the coding sequence ATGGAAATTCTGCTGATCGTCCTTGGGGCGGTCGTGGGCGCCGCCGCCGGCTTTTTCGGCGGACAGTCCGTGATCCAGTCGCGCCTGCGCGCATCGCGCGCCACCGCCGAAGACGAGGCCACCCGCATTCGCGCCACCGCCAGGCAGGAGGCGGAGCAGGAGGCGGACCGCCTTCGCACGGCCGAAGTGCTGAAGGGGCGCGAAGAAGCGCTTCGCAGCCGCGAGGCGTGGGAGCGCGAAGAGGCGAAGCGCCGCGACGAGATGGACCGGCTGGAGCGCCGGCTGCAGGAGCGCGGCGAAATGCTGGACCGAAAGCTCCACCAGCTGGAGGAAAAGGTCGAGGCGCAGGACCGCCGCGCCCAGGCCCTGGCCCAGCGCGAGAAGCAGGTGGAGGTCGACGCGCAGTCGGTGCACGGGCGCCTGGCCGAGGTGCAGCACCGCCTGGAATCGCTCGCCGGCCTGTCGGCCGACGAGGCGCGCCGCACGCTGATGCACGACCTGGAAGAAGAGGCCCGGGCCAGCGCCGCGCAGCGCATCCGCGAGATCAAGGAAGAGGCCCGCCGCGACGCCGACCGCGAGGCCAAGAAGATCATCTCGCTCGCCATCCAGCGCATCGCCGCCGACCACACGGCCGAGACCACGGTTTCGGTCGTCGCGCTGCCGTCGGACGAGATGAAGGGGCGCATCATCGGCCGCGAGGGGCGCAACATCCGCGCATTCGAGCAGGCCACGGGCATCGACGTCATCATCGACGACACGCCCGAGGCCGTGGTGCTCTCCGGCTTCGACCCCATCCGCCGCGAGACCGCCCGCATCGCCCTGGAAAAGCTGGTGGGCGACGGGCGCATCCACCCGGGCCGCATCGACGACGTCGTCGCCAAGGCGCGGCTGGAGGTGGAGAAGGGGATGCGCGAGGCGGCCGAAGAGATCATGTACGAGCTGGGGATCCACGGCGTGCATCCCGAGATCGTCAAGGTGCTGGGACGGCTGAAGTTCCGCACCTCGTACGGGCAGAACCAGCTGCTGCACGCCAAGGAAGTGGCCCTCCTGGCCGGCAACATGGCCTCGGAGATGGGCTTCGACGCCACCATGGCCAAGCGGATGGGGCTGCTTCACGACGTGGGCAAAGGGATGACCCACGACCACGAGGGCACCCACGTGGAGCTGGGCTACAACCTGTGCAAAAAGTTCGGCGAGCCGCCGCAGGTGCTGAACGCCATCAAGGCGCACCACGACGAGGAGCCGCACCTGTTTCCCGAGTCGTTCCTGGTCACCGCGGGCGACGCCATCAGCGGCTCGCGCCCGGGCGCCCGCCGCGAGATGTTCGAAACGTACGTCAAGCGGCTGGAAAAGCTGGAGGAGATCGCTACGTCGTTCCCGGGGGTGGAGCGCTGCTTTGCCATCCAGGCAGGCCGCGAGCTGCGGGTGATGGTGACGCCGGAAGCGGTGTCGGACGAGGAGATGACGCGCCTCAGCGAAGACACGGCGCGCCGCATCGAGGCGGAGCTGCAGTACCCGGGGCAGATCAAGGTGGTGGTGATCCGCGAGACGCGAGCGATCGACTTCGCGCGCTGA
- a CDS encoding MmcQ/YjbR family DNA-binding protein: MSTDPLSRLRAICLALPETTEQEAWGAPTFRVRKKIFAMFANDHHRDGRVAVWCPAPVGIQQLLVRSDPDTYFVPPYVGVKGWIGIVIDGLGDDELREQIVQSYCMIAPKKLQALVDG, from the coding sequence ATGAGCACCGATCCCCTGAGCCGCCTGCGGGCCATCTGCCTGGCCCTCCCCGAAACCACCGAGCAGGAGGCCTGGGGTGCGCCCACCTTCCGCGTCCGCAAGAAGATCTTCGCGATGTTCGCGAACGACCACCATCGCGACGGCCGCGTGGCGGTGTGGTGCCCCGCGCCTGTCGGCATCCAGCAGCTGCTGGTGCGCTCCGATCCCGATACCTACTTCGTGCCTCCCTACGTGGGCGTGAAGGGATGGATCGGCATCGTCATCGACGGCTTGGGCGATGACGAGCTGCGCGAGCAGATCGTCCAGTCCTACTGCATGATCGCCCCCAAGAAGCTCCAGGCTCTCGTCGACGGCTAG
- a CDS encoding beta-propeller domain-containing protein, producing the protein MAPPPSAPGEPAAAPPALNLESVAMGVAGHGAESVTNVQHAGVDEGGIVKTYRDFLIILRRGRLFTVRIGDDSLTPVSAVDAYAPGLDPGGAWYDEMLISGDVIAVLGYSYERGGTEVGLFQVFPDGQLAYRSTWHLRADDYYSSDNYASRLVGGKLVFYSPVSLDPESPMESFPAIRRWEPNVDEDDFRPVMQPTKVYRADAPLAAGEILVLHTVTVCDLSGGELACEGTAVAGHESRVFYVSPGSVYVWVTGLDLYVEDGEPPPSVLYRMPLDGSPPSALRVEGSPVNQFSFLESGDGHLNVLVASEGEGDGMWDSEKAGGDLALMRVPLRRFGTGRQAAPASAYRDIPDVGDGEDLQNRFVGDYLLYGAGAGWGGPPDTPAASLFAVPYRGTGAVTTLAFPHGVDRIESMGSGAVIVGTDGRDLHFSGVRLGGVPEFVHRYTRPNASQGELRSHGFFYKPEAEDAGMLGLPIRGPGRPGYEHLFDESASILYLRNQAFRLNELGTLAANDSASVDDACRASCVDWYGNARPLFLRGRVFALLGYELVEGRVDDGRIREARRVVYFRQPAAASARAK; encoded by the coding sequence ATGGCCCCGCCGCCGTCCGCGCCTGGTGAGCCGGCCGCCGCGCCCCCCGCGTTGAATCTGGAGAGCGTGGCGATGGGGGTGGCGGGGCACGGGGCGGAATCCGTCACCAACGTGCAGCACGCCGGCGTAGACGAGGGCGGCATCGTAAAGACGTACCGGGACTTCCTGATCATCCTGCGGCGCGGGCGACTGTTCACCGTGCGCATCGGGGACGACAGCCTGACGCCCGTGTCGGCGGTGGACGCGTACGCGCCCGGGCTGGACCCCGGTGGCGCCTGGTACGACGAGATGCTGATCTCAGGGGACGTGATCGCCGTGCTCGGCTACAGCTACGAACGCGGCGGCACGGAGGTGGGGCTGTTCCAGGTCTTTCCAGACGGGCAGCTGGCGTATCGATCCACGTGGCACCTGCGCGCCGACGACTACTATTCGTCGGACAACTACGCTAGCCGCTTGGTCGGCGGCAAGCTGGTGTTCTACTCGCCGGTCTCGCTCGACCCCGAGAGCCCAATGGAGTCGTTTCCCGCCATCCGCCGGTGGGAGCCGAACGTGGACGAGGACGATTTTCGGCCCGTGATGCAGCCGACGAAGGTGTACCGCGCCGACGCGCCGTTGGCCGCGGGGGAAATCCTGGTGCTCCACACCGTTACCGTCTGCGATCTTTCAGGTGGCGAGCTGGCGTGCGAGGGGACCGCGGTGGCGGGCCACGAAAGCCGCGTGTTCTACGTGTCGCCCGGCTCGGTGTACGTGTGGGTGACGGGGCTGGACCTGTACGTGGAGGACGGCGAACCGCCGCCCTCGGTGCTCTACCGGATGCCGCTGGACGGGTCGCCGCCCAGCGCGCTGCGGGTGGAGGGCAGCCCGGTGAACCAGTTCTCCTTCCTGGAAAGCGGCGACGGGCACCTGAACGTGCTGGTGGCGTCCGAAGGCGAGGGCGATGGGATGTGGGACTCCGAGAAGGCCGGGGGCGACCTGGCTTTGATGCGCGTGCCGCTGCGGCGCTTCGGAACCGGGCGCCAGGCGGCGCCGGCCTCGGCGTACCGCGACATTCCGGACGTGGGTGACGGCGAGGACCTGCAGAACCGCTTCGTGGGCGACTACCTGCTGTACGGCGCTGGCGCGGGGTGGGGCGGGCCGCCGGACACGCCCGCGGCCTCGCTCTTCGCCGTGCCGTACCGGGGCACCGGCGCGGTGACCACGCTGGCGTTTCCGCACGGCGTGGATCGCATCGAATCGATGGGCTCGGGCGCGGTGATCGTGGGAACGGACGGCCGCGATCTCCACTTTTCCGGCGTGCGCCTGGGCGGCGTCCCGGAGTTCGTGCATCGCTACACCCGGCCGAATGCGTCGCAGGGCGAGCTGCGCAGCCATGGCTTCTTCTACAAGCCCGAGGCGGAGGATGCGGGAATGCTGGGGCTCCCCATCCGCGGGCCGGGACGCCCGGGATACGAGCACCTGTTCGACGAATCGGCCTCCATCCTGTACCTGCGCAACCAGGCGTTCCGGCTGAACGAGCTGGGAACGCTGGCGGCGAACGACTCCGCGTCCGTGGACGATGCCTGCCGCGCATCGTGCGTGGACTGGTACGGCAACGCCCGGCCGCTCTTCCTGCGCGGACGGGTGTTCGCGCTGCTGGGGTACGAGCTCGTGGAGGGGCGGGTGGATGATGGACGCATCCGCGAGGCGCGGAGAGTGGTGTACTTCCGGCAGCCGGCCGCGGCCTCGGCTAGGGCGAAGTAG